In Hyla sarda isolate aHylSar1 chromosome 12, aHylSar1.hap1, whole genome shotgun sequence, a genomic segment contains:
- the ARL5C gene encoding putative ADP-ribosylation factor-like protein 5C isoform X2, with protein sequence MNEVVHTAPTIGSNVEEIVLRNTQFLMWDIGGQETLRATWHSYYSNTEFVILVIDSTDRERLPETRDELYKMLAHEDLQNAAVLIFANKQDVKNSMSASEISTMLALSAIKDRAWHIQGCCALTGEGLPAGLDWLKSQVTAS encoded by the exons ATGAATGAAGTGGTTCATACAGCGCCCACTATTGGCAGTAACGTAGAAGAGATTGTCCTGCGGAACACACAATTCCTGATGTGGGATATTGGGGGTCAGGAGACCCTTCGAGCAACGTGGCACAGTTACTACTCCAATACTGAG TTTGTCATTCTGGTGATCGATAGCACTGATCGAGAACGTTTGCCAGAGACGCGTGATGAGCTGTACAAAATGCTGGCACACGAG GATCTGCAGAACGCGGCGGTGTTAATCTTTGCTAATAAACAGGATGTGAAGAACTCAATGTCCGCCTCGGAGATCTCTACCATGTTAGCACTTAGCGCCATAAAGGACAGAGCCTGGCATATTCAGGGATGCTGTGCACTCACTGGAGAAGG GCTGCCTGCTGGATTAGACTGGCTGAAGTCTCAAGTTACCGCTAGCTGA
- the ARL5C gene encoding putative ADP-ribosylation factor-like protein 5C isoform X1, whose amino-acid sequence MGQLFTKLMSIFGNREHKVIIVGLDNAGKTTILYQFLMNEVVHTAPTIGSNVEEIVLRNTQFLMWDIGGQETLRATWHSYYSNTEFVILVIDSTDRERLPETRDELYKMLAHEDLQNAAVLIFANKQDVKNSMSASEISTMLALSAIKDRAWHIQGCCALTGEGLPAGLDWLKSQVTAS is encoded by the exons AGCACAAGGTCATCATTGTTGGCCTGGACAATGCTGGGAAAACCACCATCCTGTACCAATT TCTCATGAATGAAGTGGTTCATACAGCGCCCACTATTGGCAGTAACGTAGAAGAGATTGTCCTGCGGAACACACAATTCCTGATGTGGGATATTGGGGGTCAGGAGACCCTTCGAGCAACGTGGCACAGTTACTACTCCAATACTGAG TTTGTCATTCTGGTGATCGATAGCACTGATCGAGAACGTTTGCCAGAGACGCGTGATGAGCTGTACAAAATGCTGGCACACGAG GATCTGCAGAACGCGGCGGTGTTAATCTTTGCTAATAAACAGGATGTGAAGAACTCAATGTCCGCCTCGGAGATCTCTACCATGTTAGCACTTAGCGCCATAAAGGACAGAGCCTGGCATATTCAGGGATGCTGTGCACTCACTGGAGAAGG GCTGCCTGCTGGATTAGACTGGCTGAAGTCTCAAGTTACCGCTAGCTGA